In Cupriavidus basilensis, one genomic interval encodes:
- a CDS encoding DUF4365 domain-containing protein produces MTGQWAKFHYNLRLMPLSSTQIGAIGENLLVNAVMKASDGRLSPFQPLADDDGIDVLFFDKETGNAVAIQLKCRTVTLYKAGTKERGNLVHFELRQTTFNEARRAYLVAALCDEALAGFEVTWLIPMSQIPVLARDISGKWVIRASKADNSADRYSSYRCASADDLANRIIEVCEAHGPAPMPALATEDAVPEPGFTT; encoded by the coding sequence ATGACCGGACAATGGGCGAAGTTTCATTACAACCTGCGACTCATGCCCTTGTCCTCCACACAAATTGGTGCCATCGGGGAGAACCTGCTCGTCAATGCAGTCATGAAGGCGAGCGATGGCCGGCTTTCACCTTTTCAACCGCTCGCAGATGACGACGGCATTGACGTCTTGTTCTTCGATAAGGAGACTGGCAACGCTGTCGCCATTCAGCTGAAGTGTCGGACCGTCACGCTATACAAGGCGGGTACCAAGGAGCGTGGGAACCTGGTTCACTTCGAACTCAGGCAGACCACGTTCAACGAGGCTCGTCGCGCATACTTGGTTGCCGCACTATGCGATGAAGCCCTGGCGGGCTTTGAGGTGACCTGGCTCATCCCGATGTCTCAGATACCGGTTCTCGCGCGGGACATCTCCGGGAAGTGGGTCATCCGAGCAAGCAAGGCGGATAACAGCGCAGACCGGTACTCGTCGTACCGCTGCGCGTCGGCAGACGACCTGGCGAACCGCATCATCGAGGTTTGCGAGGCGCATGGGCCAGCACCCATGCCGGCGCTTGCGACCGAAGACGCGGTGCCGGAGCCTGGTTTCACAACATGA
- a CDS encoding DEAD/DEAH box helicase has product MYEYSVPEAEHIRIPPGTKPSDLLLLTVGILGDEAANLCNQYLERGTLYTRISVADRQGLQFAASFFYAYVESKFDSEIDDELLTLAAASFYLGETPGSTLVISRMLDSRQLDNSGSLAAVVRRVLSERWRDWMPEAGDRFATAIGFVLRSAGIFLSTEGVDERLVLRHCAALRKEVYARGSAHELAYADLLVAIVLRKLANSSRRTLPAYSRLDEEQWAHVLRKKNFVGELWPAQHLLGQEGLYAGASAVIQMPTSAGKSRAIELIIRSAFISRRAKAAVVVAPFRALCQEISNSLRAAFTGEMVSVSELTDVLQQDFRDVLGGLFGNPFGYSSSVLVVTPEKLLYVLRQQPELADAIGLVVYDEGHQFDSGSRGATYELLLTTLKQLIPQHAQVVLISAVIANGRAVADWLIGKHARVVAGNSLVPMLRSVVFASWRRALGTLEFDVLGGPNDPPYFVPRVIEPIRLTKFKRERLDRDFPKKDDPLSIALYLGLKLAAQGSVAIFCGLKGSVSTLVKMAADCYRRDLPYASPAQFADPAELGKLVTLHTKHFGVDSFASGAARLGMLMHHGNIPQGIRTCVEHAMREELIPLVICTSTLAQGVNLPLRYLVVPTTLQAGERIKVRDFQNLMGRTGRAGMHIEGSVIFADPRLYDGRAGSDGWKWRGVQHLLDAENMEPSGSSLFELLEPIVNDDRTMKICDTSVIIGALVEGKTQAFDLVTEIISRAPGLGMTTSAKRQVDLKWRLVTAVASFLQANRGEKSFDDFMLTVTTLAQSTLAYALGNVGQRISLIGLFNIIAEEVDNRVPDSEAQHRNSRTLLSIGVLEGIYTWCQNNFEKVVISSRDSESALLDTIWPLLDTIGDSEIFARCIRRERLLLIAQLWISGASYRHTEEAIHQEKIAKQHGEQSRKFTTDDVVELCDNCFGYEFSLYFTALVTYFETANEELVVERLKLLQSELKYGLPDRLSIAIHEAGFTDRMLAQDLKPICAGIPATKGDVLEHARNSPQQFDTVLAAYPSYFSSVLQSLR; this is encoded by the coding sequence ATGTATGAGTACTCGGTCCCGGAGGCTGAGCACATTAGAATTCCTCCAGGGACAAAGCCCTCCGACCTGCTTCTGCTAACGGTAGGAATTCTTGGCGACGAGGCGGCGAACCTCTGTAACCAGTACCTTGAGAGAGGAACGCTGTACACGCGGATTTCGGTGGCAGACCGTCAGGGTCTGCAGTTTGCCGCTTCGTTCTTCTATGCATACGTGGAGTCTAAGTTTGACTCCGAAATCGATGATGAGCTTCTGACCCTGGCTGCCGCGTCGTTCTATCTAGGAGAGACACCCGGAAGCACCTTGGTCATTAGCAGGATGCTTGATAGCCGACAGCTAGACAACTCTGGTTCGCTTGCTGCGGTCGTTCGCCGCGTGCTATCAGAAAGATGGCGAGATTGGATGCCGGAGGCCGGTGACCGTTTTGCTACTGCTATTGGCTTTGTTCTTCGCTCAGCCGGCATCTTCTTATCGACAGAGGGTGTTGATGAACGTCTCGTCCTTCGGCATTGTGCGGCCTTGCGCAAGGAAGTCTACGCTCGTGGTTCTGCTCATGAACTTGCATACGCAGACCTATTGGTTGCCATAGTACTTCGGAAGCTCGCCAACTCCAGCAGACGCACGTTGCCAGCGTACTCAAGGCTGGACGAGGAACAGTGGGCACATGTACTCCGGAAGAAGAACTTCGTAGGCGAATTATGGCCTGCTCAGCACTTGTTAGGCCAGGAAGGCCTATATGCGGGAGCCTCGGCCGTCATTCAAATGCCAACCAGTGCCGGCAAGAGTCGCGCGATTGAGTTGATTATCCGTAGTGCTTTCATTTCTCGTCGCGCAAAGGCCGCGGTCGTGGTAGCACCGTTCAGAGCGTTGTGCCAGGAGATTTCCAACTCGCTTCGTGCTGCGTTCACCGGCGAAATGGTCTCGGTCAGCGAACTCACTGACGTTCTGCAACAGGACTTCCGCGACGTGCTGGGTGGACTGTTCGGCAACCCGTTCGGATATTCTTCATCGGTCCTGGTTGTCACCCCAGAGAAATTGCTGTACGTCCTCAGGCAACAACCCGAACTAGCGGATGCAATCGGGCTGGTCGTCTATGATGAGGGCCATCAGTTCGACTCCGGTAGTCGCGGCGCGACTTACGAGTTGTTGTTGACTACCCTGAAGCAGCTGATTCCGCAGCATGCACAGGTCGTGCTTATATCTGCGGTCATTGCAAACGGACGTGCGGTCGCAGACTGGCTTATTGGCAAGCATGCTCGCGTTGTCGCCGGCAACAGTCTTGTACCGATGTTGCGTTCGGTCGTATTTGCTAGCTGGCGGCGGGCTCTAGGTACATTGGAATTTGATGTACTCGGTGGACCTAATGACCCCCCGTATTTCGTGCCTCGGGTTATTGAACCTATACGACTCACAAAGTTCAAGCGTGAGCGGCTTGACAGAGACTTTCCTAAAAAAGATGACCCACTAAGCATTGCTTTATATCTTGGGCTGAAACTTGCTGCTCAAGGTAGCGTCGCTATATTTTGCGGACTGAAAGGCAGCGTTTCGACCCTTGTGAAAATGGCCGCAGACTGCTATCGACGCGATTTGCCTTATGCTTCACCAGCTCAATTCGCTGACCCGGCCGAACTAGGTAAGCTCGTTACTCTACATACGAAACACTTCGGCGTCGATTCCTTTGCGTCTGGAGCGGCTCGTCTCGGTATGCTAATGCACCACGGGAATATTCCACAAGGTATTCGCACCTGTGTCGAGCATGCTATGAGGGAGGAGCTTATTCCGCTCGTAATTTGCACCTCCACTCTAGCACAGGGCGTAAATCTGCCGTTGCGATATCTCGTAGTGCCGACGACGCTCCAAGCTGGGGAGCGTATCAAGGTTCGTGATTTTCAGAATCTCATGGGACGGACCGGCCGTGCGGGCATGCATATTGAAGGGTCCGTCATATTCGCTGACCCTCGACTTTATGACGGACGAGCCGGCAGCGACGGTTGGAAATGGAGGGGAGTACAGCATCTCCTTGACGCTGAAAACATGGAGCCGAGTGGCAGTTCGCTTTTTGAGTTGCTAGAGCCGATTGTGAACGACGACAGGACGATGAAAATCTGTGATACGTCCGTAATAATTGGTGCCCTTGTCGAAGGGAAAACTCAAGCGTTCGATTTGGTAACAGAAATAATCTCCCGAGCCCCTGGCCTCGGGATGACGACAAGTGCTAAACGCCAAGTGGATTTGAAGTGGCGGCTGGTCACCGCAGTCGCGAGCTTCCTGCAAGCCAATAGAGGGGAAAAATCGTTCGACGATTTTATGTTAACTGTGACGACGCTGGCACAGTCAACTCTTGCTTACGCCCTTGGAAATGTAGGTCAGCGAATTTCCCTCATTGGATTGTTCAATATAATTGCTGAGGAAGTGGATAACCGTGTTCCGGATTCCGAAGCTCAACATAGAAATTCCCGCACACTTTTAAGCATTGGCGTCCTCGAAGGGATTTACACCTGGTGTCAAAATAATTTTGAGAAAGTAGTTATTTCTTCTCGGGATTCCGAATCCGCATTATTGGACACCATCTGGCCGTTACTTGACACTATCGGCGATAGCGAAATCTTTGCGCGTTGTATTAGACGCGAGCGCCTACTCTTAATTGCACAGCTATGGATTTCTGGAGCATCATATCGTCACACCGAGGAAGCCATACATCAAGAGAAAATCGCTAAACAGCATGGTGAACAGTCGCGAAAGTTCACCACGGATGACGTGGTTGAACTATGTGACAACTGTTTCGGTTATGAATTCTCTCTATATTTCACAGCGCTTGTCACTTACTTTGAGACGGCCAATGAAGAACTGGTCGTAGAGCGGCTTAAGCTGCTCCAAAGCGAGCTGAAATATGGCCTCCCAGACCGGCTAAGTATCGCAATACATGAGGCTGGATTTACGGACCGCATGTTGGCTCAGGACTTGAAGCCAATCTGCGCCGGCATACCTGCGACGAAGGGCGACGTTTTAGAGCATGCTCGCAATTCCCCACAGCAGTTCGATACAGTGCTGGCAGCGTACCCTTCCTATTTTTCCTCAGTACTACAGTCGCTGCGTTGA
- a CDS encoding DUF1837 domain-containing protein — protein MPAPDHLNWLQECEAVTTDEGKQVVVYEFLHQPEAAVLSAWARHLRQHYCEDGMLDMLRSGTGLTRAQYLTNMLFPSATQKPGPSVRAGDFAEILVADFLEYVLNHWVPRWRYLDKATPNDSVKGTDVIGLQIAKDGIAAHDTLTTFEIKAKLTDGFATKPRLQHAVDDAAKDSLRQAFTLNSMKRRAAEKGDGERVQMVERFQCKPDRPFREQIGAAAVLHDGAFDVDEIKATLTAVHGDDDLLLLLVIRGQDLMTLAHNLYELAANEA, from the coding sequence ATGCCTGCCCCTGACCATCTCAATTGGCTTCAAGAATGTGAGGCGGTCACCACTGATGAGGGCAAACAGGTGGTCGTCTACGAGTTCTTGCATCAGCCGGAAGCTGCCGTGCTGTCTGCGTGGGCGCGCCACCTGCGGCAGCATTACTGCGAAGACGGCATGCTGGACATGCTTCGTTCAGGAACGGGCCTGACGAGGGCTCAGTACCTCACAAACATGCTTTTCCCGAGCGCAACGCAAAAGCCCGGCCCCTCTGTGCGCGCTGGAGACTTTGCCGAGATTCTCGTGGCAGATTTCCTCGAGTATGTCTTGAACCATTGGGTCCCCAGATGGAGGTATCTGGACAAGGCGACGCCCAACGACTCTGTAAAGGGAACCGACGTCATCGGCCTGCAGATTGCAAAAGACGGAATTGCAGCTCACGATACGCTGACTACGTTTGAAATAAAGGCGAAGTTGACGGACGGCTTTGCCACGAAGCCCCGGCTACAACACGCGGTAGATGATGCTGCGAAGGATAGCTTGCGCCAAGCCTTTACATTGAACTCGATGAAGAGGCGCGCGGCCGAAAAAGGTGACGGCGAGCGAGTGCAGATGGTTGAGCGCTTTCAATGTAAGCCAGACAGGCCATTCAGGGAACAAATCGGCGCGGCGGCAGTGCTGCACGACGGGGCCTTTGATGTTGACGAGATTAAGGCGACTCTCACGGCCGTCCATGGCGACGACGACTTGCTTCTTCTATTGGTCATTAGAGGCCAGGACCTAATGACGTTGGCCCACAACTTATATGAGCTAGCCGCGAATGAGGCCTGA
- a CDS encoding Shedu anti-phage system protein SduA domain-containing protein: MTEGDFKTFVQEMAGNLDEHVFGEIYDVLQKFPGRRETLNPAFPYPKILRIGALKTHLVVEYVGPQESDKDNYEVQAEFSPNKTIFDFLGIEVTPSTPMLQVPSNIENMQFFVGDAMTILGDYLYDVVANPNDIALNTLFDVSTATEPTFMSNVTIFWSDSEGAIRTRRIDFAEIMPIHEDGYAYHTDDSLKHFGNFLANYQVPRYKLKLHEVLNEFISLVGSGASSETEITRYLAKHPQILQLAFGANDINPEKELVWQYEAGKANLRPDFLIVKMDGYADIVEFKLPRISGAPMVGTDTRHKPSAVIESALAQVDEYDEWCNQEVNRSWLEKTHDIKVHTPQTYLIVGHRDDFSSEDRQKLRRRRNAVIFTYDEFIDLARCQLYRMR; the protein is encoded by the coding sequence GTGACAGAAGGCGATTTTAAGACATTCGTACAAGAGATGGCTGGTAACTTGGATGAGCATGTATTCGGGGAGATTTACGACGTACTCCAGAAATTCCCGGGTAGACGTGAGACCTTGAACCCGGCATTCCCGTACCCGAAGATATTGCGTATTGGCGCATTGAAGACGCATCTTGTGGTTGAGTATGTCGGCCCGCAAGAGAGCGATAAGGACAATTATGAGGTGCAGGCGGAATTTTCTCCGAACAAGACTATATTCGATTTTCTTGGGATTGAAGTAACCCCTTCCACGCCTATGCTCCAGGTTCCGAGTAATATCGAGAACATGCAGTTCTTCGTTGGAGACGCAATGACCATTTTGGGCGACTATTTGTATGATGTTGTTGCGAATCCTAACGATATCGCGCTCAATACGCTGTTCGATGTCAGTACAGCCACTGAGCCAACTTTCATGTCGAATGTTACAATCTTCTGGTCGGACTCTGAAGGGGCGATTAGAACCCGACGAATAGATTTCGCGGAGATAATGCCGATTCACGAAGATGGATATGCTTATCATACGGACGACAGTCTTAAACACTTCGGAAATTTCCTCGCAAATTATCAAGTTCCGAGATACAAGCTCAAGCTCCACGAGGTTTTGAATGAATTCATCTCTCTGGTGGGCTCGGGGGCGTCTTCGGAAACAGAAATTACCCGATATCTGGCCAAGCACCCACAAATTCTTCAGCTCGCGTTCGGGGCTAACGATATCAATCCCGAGAAAGAGTTGGTGTGGCAGTATGAAGCAGGAAAGGCCAATTTGAGGCCGGATTTCCTTATCGTTAAAATGGACGGCTACGCGGATATTGTGGAATTTAAGCTGCCCCGTATTTCGGGTGCTCCAATGGTCGGCACAGATACCCGGCACAAGCCAAGTGCGGTAATCGAATCTGCCTTGGCTCAAGTAGATGAATATGATGAGTGGTGTAATCAAGAAGTTAACCGAAGCTGGCTAGAGAAGACCCACGATATAAAGGTTCATACTCCGCAGACATATTTGATTGTTGGCCATCGCGATGACTTCTCTAGCGAAGACCGGCAGAAGCTGAGGCGTCGTCGTAATGCCGTTATCTTCACGTACGACGAATTCATCGATTTGGCCCGATGCCAGTTATATCGCATGAGGTAA